The following is a genomic window from Kineosporia corallincola.
GACGGACGGGTGCGACGCCCCCTGGGCGCGACCCCCGCTCCGGCGGGACGGCGGACGCGGTCGCCCTACCGGCGCTGAGCGCGGGCGGAGGTGGCCGACACCGCGACCGATCGGGCGGCAAAACGACACCGCCCCGGGCACAGACGATCCCGGGGCAGGTGTGCGGTGTGGAGATCCGGGCTTATGCGGCCCCGGCCAGCTCGCCGGCCAGCCCGTCGGGCACGGTGTCAGGCACACGGACGGCTGCGGGCACGATGTTCTCGGCCGCGGCGACCCGTTCGCTCACCTCGTGCAGCACCGAGGACAGCGGGACGTCGAGAGCCCCGCAGATCGATGCCAATAGCTCGGACGACGCCTCCTTCTGACCGCGCTCGACCTCGCTCAGGTAGCCGAGGGAGACACGGGCCACCGAGGACACCTCACGCAGGGTGCGGCCCTGCTGGCGCCTGGCATCGCGGAGCACGTCGCCGATCTCCTGTCGTAGAAGCACCATGGCGCGCCCTCCTTTCTGTGGTCCTACCCTCGGCGCCCCGCCCGGAAGGCGGGACTCGACGGTGTTGGCACCATCTTGCCCCCGAACCGTTACGACCGTGTGGCCGACAGTCCGGCGTCCGTTCGACTTGACGGACTGTTCTGTACCCCGGTCGTTCAGCGGGCGCGGTGGTTGAGGACCGGCCGATGCGCGTCGTGGTGGTTTTACCGTACCCCGCGGCACCGACAACGGTCGCGTAGGAGTCCGAACTGCGTGTGCCGGGACAGCACGTTCGGACCGGTTGGCAGCTGGCGACATGTTGTGCTCAACGGTGGTCGTGGCGCACGTGTTCCAGGGTTGAGGCGACCTGACTCACCTTTGATCGGCCCTTGACGTTCGGCGGCCGGTGTGAAGCAGTCAGCAGGCCACGTCGATCAGCAGTTCGAGCAGCCGGGCGGCGCTTCCCAGCCGCACCGCGGCCCGGTCGCCGGGCAGGTCCAGCCGAACCACCAGCGCCGTGACCTCGCCGTTACCTACAGGCCGGTAAAACTGCTGATCAGTCGCCGGTTCACGACACACGTCGCGCGGCCCGGCGACAGCCACGAAGACCCGCCCGGCGGGGGCACCGTCGGCCGGGCCGGGCCCGGCGACACCGGTCGTGGCGAGCCCGAAATCGGCCTTGAGCAGACGCCTCACCCCCAGCGCCATCTGCGCGGCGACGTCCGGATCGACCGGTCCCCGGGCCGTCAGCAGGTCCGGATCCACGCCCAGCACGTCACGTTTCACCTCTGTGGCATACGCCACGACGGCGCCACGCAGCACTGCCGACGCACCCGCGATCGCCACCAGCGAGGCCGAGACCATGCCGCCGGTGAGCGATTCGGCGACCGCCACGGTGCGCCCTTGTTCGCTCAGGGCAGAAACGATCTGGGCCGCACTCTGATCGACATCCGCAGCTGTCTCGCCGGCGATGTCGGCGTGATGGGGCGACGCCGCGAGCTCGGTCTCGTCCGCCTCACCCGGCTGCGGATCCGGCCGCGGGACATCCTCGGTCTGCGTCATGAACACAGACTGCCACCGGCGCCCGGCGGCGCCCGCTCAGGAGGCCGGTGCGCCGCTGTGTCGCTCGCGGCGCACCGTGCGCCGCAGCCGCACGGCCTGGAACACGTAGTCCAGACCGGTGACCAGGGTCAGGGCCACGGCGACACCCATGCAGACGAAGGCCAGCGGCTCCACCACCCCGGGCAGGGGCGCCACCATCAGCGAGATCGCCATCGACTGCACCACGGTCTTCGCCTTGCCGCCGCGGCTGGCCGCCATCACGCCGTACCTGATCATGAAGAACCGCATCACCGTGATGCCGAGCTCGCGGACGAGCACGACCACGGTCACCCACCACCACAGCGCCCCGACGATCGACAGCGAGATCAGCGCCGCCCCGATCAGGGCCTTGTCGGCGATCGGGTCGGCGATCTTGCCCAGGTCGGTGACCAGGCCCCGGCTGCGGGCCAGGTCACCGTCGATGCGGTCGGTGATGATCGCCGCCAGGAAGGCCACCGTGGCGGCGATGCGCCAGCTGGTGACGTGCCCGTCGTCGTGCAGCATCAGGAAGACGAACAGCGGCACCAGGGCGATCCGCAGCGCCGTCAGGGCGTTGGCGATGTTCCAGTTGCTGGGCTTGCTGGGCGGCGTGGTCGAGGCGTTCACCCGGCTGAGTGCACCGCGACGGGGGCGGCCGAGCCCGCCCGCTGGAGGGGGGAGGCGATCAGGTCGACGCCCAGCGACTCGGTGACGACCGCCTCGATCCAGTCGCCCGGTGAGGCCTGCACACCCGGCAGGAGGATCTGCCCGTCCACCTCCGGGCCCTGGTGGGCGGCGCGGCCGACCACGGTGTCCGGGTCGTCGTCGTCCGTGCCCTCGACCAGCACCCGCACGTGCTCGCCGACCCGCTCCTCGGCGCGCTGCGCGGTGAGTTCCTCGACCAGGCCGGTGATGTGGGCGAGGCGGGCGGCGATCTCGTCGTCGGGCAGCTTGCCGTCGAGCGTGGCCGCCTCGGTGCCGTCCTCGTCCGAGTAGCCGAACACGCCGACCACGTCGAGCCGGGCCTCCACCAGGAAACCGGCCAGCTCCTCGACGTCCGCCTCGGTCTCGCCGGGGAACCCGACGATGACGTTGGACCGGATGCCGGCCTGCGGACTGCGCTCGCGGATGCCCTGGAGCAGCGTGAGGAAGTCACCGGTGCTGCCGAAGCGCCGCATGCGCCGCAGCACCGCGTTGGACGAGTGCTGGAAGGACAGGTCGAAGTAGGGCGCCACACCCTCGGTGCCGACGATCGCGTCGATCAGGCCGGGCCGCAGCTCGGCCGGCTGGAGGTAGGACACCCGCACCCGGTCGACGCCGTCGACGGCCGCCAGGTCGGGCAGCATCGTCTCCAGCAGGCGCAGGTCGCCCAGGTCCTTGCCGTACGAGGTGGAGTTCTCGCTGACCAGGAACAGCTCCTTGACGCCGCGCTCGCCCAGCCAGCGGGCCTCGGTGAGCACCTCGGCCGGGCGGCGGGACAGGAACGCGCCGCGGAAGGCGGGGATGGCGCAGAACGCGCAGCGGCGGTCGCAGCCGGAGGCCAGTTTCAGCGGGGCCCAGGGGCGCCCGTCGAGCCGGGCCCGCATCACTCGCGGGCCGCTGACCGGGGCCACGCCGTCGGGCAGGTCGCCGATGATCACCGGGTCGGGCGAGGCACCGTGGCCGGGCACCGCGACACCGGCGGCCGACGAGCGCGCGGCAGGAGTCAGCGGCAGCAGCGTGCGCCGGTCCACCGGCACGTGCGACTTGGGCTTCTCACCGTGCAGGATCGCGTCGAGGTGCGTGGAGAGGTCGGCGTAGGAGTCGAACCCGAGCACCGCGTCGGCCTCGGGCAGCGAGTCGGCCAGCTGCTCGCCGTAGCGCTCGGCCATGCAGCCGACCGCGACCACGGCCTTGGTGCGGGCGGACCCGTCGTCTTTCAGCTCGGCCGCCTCCATCAGCACGTCGATGGAGTCTTTCTTGGCCTGCTCGACGAAGCCGCAGGTGTTGACCACCGCGACATCGGCATTCTCGGCGTCGTCGACGAGCTGCCACCCGGCGGCGGCCAGACGACCGGCCAATTCCTCCGAATCGACCTCGTTCCGGGCGCATCCCAGAGTGACCAGAGCGACGGAGCGGGTAACGGAACCAGGGGCAACCACGGCCACAGACTACTGGCCGTTTCTGGTTCCCGATCCCGCCCCGGTCCGGTGTGCGTCGAATGAGCGCACAGACGGACGACGAGGAGCCCGGTCCGGGCCCCTCGTCGTCCATGATTTCAGCTGTTCTCGTTCGCGCTGAGCAGCGCCCGCATCGGGCGGGTGGGCTGGAGCCAGGCGCCGCCCTCGGGCAGGTTGTCGAGACGCACGCGCGGCAGCGGGGTGGTGAACGCCCCCGGGACGTCTTCCAGGTCGACGAACCGGATCACGTCCGACTCCTGGGCGTAGCCCGCGACCTCGACGAACGAGAGCACGGTGACGTCGACGCCCTCGCGCGCCAGCTCTTCGAGCGGCTCGTTGAAGTTGCGCCCGTCGCCGCTGGCCACCACCAGGCGGCGCAGACGCCGCGTGCGGTGCCGCTCCGCGATGTGGGCCAGCATGTCGGCGTCCACGTCGTCGAGCGGGCCCAGCTTGGGCCGGGCGAACACCGCGTAACCGAACGACCGGATGGCCTCCACCCAGCCCCGCATGGTGGCCGCACCTCCTGGCGGCACGTTGGCGAACACCGCGCCCTCGACGTCCCGGTCGCCCGCCTGCGCGAGCAGCCACTTGGCCACGGCGTCGAACCGGGGCCGCGACTGCGCGGACGGCCGGCCACCGATCACGTTCGACAGCGTCATGTCGATGTTCGGTGCGTCCCAGACCAGCAGGTCCAGCTCCGACCGGCCGGTGGCGGCGGTGTCGGTGATCAGGTCTTCTACCGAAAGTGGGGCGTCGTCGCCCATGTCGTCAATCATCGTCCATACCTGGTTCCCATAGATCTTCTACCCGTCCGGCGTCGTCATCCGGCGGGGTCTCCCCCCGAATCAGGGCCAGCGTGGCAGGAAGATCGTCTGGTTTCACCATGACGTCACGCGCCTTGCTGCCCTCGCTCGGTCCCACCACGCCCCGGGATTCAAGCAGGTCCATCAGGCGACCCGCCTTGGCGAACCCGACGCGCAGCTTTCGCTGGAGCATCGAGGTCGACCCGAACTGTGAGGTGACGATGAGTTCGGCAGCGGCCAGGAGCAACTCGAGATCGTCGCCGATGTCCTCGTCGATCTCCTTGCGAACGACCGGGGCGGCGACATCATCCCGGTAAACCGGCTGCAACTGCTCCTTGACGTGTTGGACGACCTGCTCGATCTCACTCTCGGTCACCCAGGCACCCTGCACGCGCATGGGTTTCGAGGCACCCATCGGCAGGAACAGACCGTCACCCTGACCGATCAGTTTCTCCGCGCCGGGCTGGTCGAGCACCACCCGGGAGTCGGTGACGGAGCTGGTCGCGAAGGCCATCCGGGACGGGACGTTGGCCTTGATCAGACCGGTGACCACGTCGACCGAGGGACGCTGCGTGGCCAGCACCAGGTGGATGCCGGCGGCCCGGGCGAGCTGGGTGATGCGCACGATGGCGTCTTCGACGTCACGCGGAGCAACCATCATCAGATCGGCCAGCTCATCCACCACCACCAGCAGGTAGGGGTAGGGCCGCAGCTGCCGGTCGCTGCCCGGGGGCAGCACCACGCTGTTGTTGCGGATGGCCTTGTTGAAGTCGTCGATGTGCTTGAACCCGAACGCCGACAGGTCGTCGTAACGGGTGTCCATCTCCTTCACCACCCACTGGAGGGCCTCGGCGGCCTTCTTCGGATTGGTGATGATCGGCGTGATCAGGTGCGGGATGCCCTCGTAGGCGGTGAGCTCCACGCGCTTGGGGTCGACCAGCACCATCCGGACCTCGTCCGGTGTCGAGCGCATCAGCAGAGAGGTGATCATCGAGTTCACGAACGACGACTTACCGGCACCGGTGGCACCGGCCACCAGCAGGTGCGGCATCTTGGCCAGGTTCGCGATGACGTAGCCGCCCTCGACGTCCTTGCCCACACCCATCACCATCGGGTGCTCCGAGCGCCGGGCGGTCTGGCTGCGCAGCACGTCGCCGAGCGCCACCGTCTCGCGGTCGGTGTTCGGGATCTCGATGCCGATCGCCGACTTGCCCGGGATCGGCGACAGGATGCGGACGTCGGCGCTGGCCACCGCGTAGGCGATGTTCTTGCTGAGGGCGGTGACCTTCTCCACCTTGACCGCCTGGCCCACCTCGACCTCGTAGCGGGTCACGGTCGGGCCGCGGCTGAAGCCGGTCACCTGGGCGTCGATGCCGAAGTCGTCGAACACCCGGGTGAGCGACTCGACCACCTTGTCGTTGGCGGCGCTGCGTTCCTTCGGCGGCGGGCCGGCGGTGAGCATGTCGGACGGCGGCAGGTGGTAGGCGACGTCGCCGGCCAGCAGCAGCTGCTCGACCCGCTCGGGCAGCTGGGTGGTCTCCGGGGCCTCGGGCGGCTTGGAGGGCACCGGCACCGGCTGGGTGTGGGCCACCGGCGGGGGCGGGGGCGGTGCGGGTGCCTTCTTGCTTCTGGACGACGGGGAGCCCGTGCCGCGACCGGCGTCGAGCAGTTCCTGGAGGCTGACCTCGCCGGTGTCGTGGACCTCGTCGGCCTGGGCCGCGGCGTCCACGTCGAACACCTTCGGCGTCTTGCGGCGGGGCTGGGTCGGGACCGGGGCGGTGTCTTCCTCGTCCGGCGTGAGCAGGGCCTGCGCGTACGCCTCGTCACCGTGCATGGAGGCGCCGCGGCCGGCACTGCGGTAGGAGGACCGCAGGTCGTCCTCGGTGCCCATGCCGGTGAGCACGTCGTGCACGTAGCGCAGGCGCTCGGGGATGGCGTAGACCGGGGTGGCAGTGACCACGAGGATGCCGAAGAAGGCGAGCAGCAGCAGGATCGGCACGGCCGCCCAGGCGCTCACGCCGGCGTTCAGCGGGGCCGAGGTGAGGTAGCCGATCATGCCGCCGGCGCCGCGCATGTCGCTCGCGCCCTCGGACGGGCCCGGGATGCCGTTGGCCAGGTGGGTCAGGCCGCAGGCGGAGATCGTGATGGCGGTGGTGCCGATGGCCATCCGGTTGACCGAGTCGATCTCCTCCGGCCGGCGCATCACCAGCCAGCCGGCGACCAGCAGCAGCAACGGCAGGGCCAGCCCCACCTTGCCCACGGTGCCGGCCACGATCGCGTGCACCGCGACACCGACGTTGCCGGGCAGCCCCCACCACTCGCGGGCGGCCACCACGATCGCGACGGCGATCAGCAGCAGCCCGACGCCGTCGCGGCGGTGATCGGCGTCCAGCTCGCGGGCCTGTGCACCGACCGCCCGCGCACCGCCACCGACCAGGTGCGCGAAGCCCATGTAGACACCCCGCACCATCCGCAGCGGCAGGGCCGGGCGGGAGCGCGTGGTGCGCCGGGCGGGCGCCTTCGTGGTGGCCTTGGTGGTGCGGCCCTTCGGCGGTGCCTTGGTGGTGCGGCCCTTGGCCGGGGCCTTGGTGGTGCGGCCGGTCGTGGTGCGGCTGCGGCCGGACGCACCTCGGGAGGCGTTCGAGCGTGCCGAACTGCCGCCAGATGTGGACGTACGGGTCGCCATGGTGGCGAGGCTACGCGATAGCCACGCCGGATCACGGGTGCAACGCCGACCCCAGGGTGACCGGTCGGCCACCGGACGCGGGTCCGGACGGGTGCCGGGATCAGGCCGTTCGTGCCGTACCGCACTCCACTCTTCGCCCGGGGCGGGCTGACACGCCGGGTGCGAGAACCGGTCCCGGGCGGGCGGCCGCCTAGCTTCGTACCGTGCCGGCCCAGGATCCGTGGTTCGATGCCGCGTCCGGGCTGCATCCGGCGGCCTCCCCCCACCACCCGTTCACCCGGCCGGCCCTGCTGGTGGTGGTCGTGGTGGTGCTGGCCGCGGTCGGCACACTGCTCGGGGTGCACCACTGGCGTCCGGGCCCGGACCCGTCCTGGCCGGCCCGGGCGGGTCAGGCCGGATCCTCCGCCTGCACCGACCCGGCCGGGAAGCGGCAGTGGCGGGTGTCCTGGGCGGTGGCGCCCGGGCTCGGGCTGCGGGTGACCGGGCTGGCGGCGCGCGCGCTGCCGGCCGGGGGCTGGGAGGACCAGGCCGCGCGCTCCTGGCAGCTGCGCTGGGACCAGGCCCCGGCCGAGATGGCGGGCACCGACCTGGCCGTGGCCCATCAGGTGACCGCGCCGTTGTCCGGGCTGGGCGGGCTGACCGTGGCGGTCGCTCTGTCGCCGCGTCTGGTCACCCCGGACGGTTCCTGCACCGTGTACACCGCCGCGTTCGGGCCCGGGGACGCCGGGCCCGGGTCGGTCGCGATGGTCGGCGACAGCCTGCTGGCCCAGGTGGTGCCGGCCAGAGGTGGCGCTCTCGGGAGCTCGGGGAGCTCGGGGGCGACCGTCTCCCCGGTGCCGGGTGCCTCGGCGATGACGGTGCCCTACGGTGCCGCGGGTTCGGTGGACGGAGCCTCCGACAGCCGGGTTTCCGGGGGCGGTGCCTCCGGGACAGGGGCTGGCGGTGGTTCCGGGGCCGGGATGATGGGTGCCCCGGGGGCGTGGCGCCTGCTCACGACGGGCCTGATGCCGGGCCGGGTGCCGGAGGCCGTCATGCCGGGCCGGGTGCCGGAGGCCGTCGCCTCGGGGGCCCCGGGCGCGTCACTGATCGGCCCGCTGCCCGCCGCCCTGCGCGCCGAGGGGTACCGGGCCCAGGTCGAGGCGCAGGGCGGACGCCGCTGGGTGGTGGTGGATCCGGCCGGGCTCGGCCCGCTGGAGATCGCCGACGCCACCCTCACCGACGAACTGCGGGGACTGCGGCAGGCCGGCACCGTGGTGGCCGCCCTGGGCACCAACGACGCCGGCTGGTCAGCCCTCGCCCCCGACAATGCCCAGTTCGCCACGCGGCTCACCGGCACCCTGAAAGCACTGGGCCGCACCCTGGACGAACTCGGCCGGCAGGAGCACTGCACCGTGCTGGTCACCGTGGCGGGCCTGAACAAGACCTACTCGGGCACCGCCCCCGGGCGCTTCGGCCTGGCCGCCACGAAGATCAACGACCTGCTGCGCCGCCGGGCCCGCACCGATCCCCACCTGGCCCTGTACGACTGGGGTGCCCAGGCCGACCAGCACGGTTACGGTTCGGCCGCGCCCTGGTTCGGTCCGGACACGATCCACCTGGCCCCGGCCGGCATCACCGCCTACGCCCGTGCCCTCACCCAGGCCGCCGACCTGGGCTGCGGCTGAGGCCGAAACCGCGGTGACGGCCGCGGCCGTGGTGACTGCCGCCGCCGTGGTGACTGCCGCGGCCGTGGCGAACCGGGCCTCAGGTCCGGGTGGCGCCGCCGGCCCGGTCCCCGGCACTCACCGCCACCGCCAAGTCGGCCGCGAACGCCGCGTTGTTGCGGATCAGCGCCACGTTGGCGGCCAGGCTGCGGCCGCCGGTGAGCTCGTTCACGCGGGCCAGCAGGAACGGGGTGACGTGCTTGCCCTTCACGCCCTGCTCATCGGCGTCGTGCAGGGCCTGCTCGATGATGCCGTCGATCTCCGCCGGGGCCAGGGCGTCGGCCTCCGGGATCGGGTTGGCCACCAGCACACCGCCCAGCCCCAGCGCGCGCTGCGTGGCGATCAGAGCGGCCAGTTCCGCGGCCGTGTTCACCCGGTGCGCGACCGGCAGGCCGCTGGTGCGCGAGAAGAAGGCCGGGAACTCGTCGGTGCCGACGCCGACCACGGGCACCCCGTTGGTCTCCAGCACCTCCAGGGTGGCGGGCAGATCGAGGATCGACTTGGCCCCCGCGCAGACCACGGTCACCGGGGTGAGGCCCAGCTCGACCAGGTCGGCGGAGACGTCGAACGTGGTCGAGGCACCCCGGTGCACTCCCCCGATGCCCCCGGTGGCGAAGACGCCGATACCGGCCCGCGCGGCGATGTACATGGTGGCGGCGACGGTGGTGCCCGCCGTGGCGCCGGTGGCGACCAGCGCGGCCAGATCGCGGCGTGAGGCCTTGGCCACCTCGTCCGGCGCGGCCAGCCGTTCCAGCGCGGCGTCGTCGAGGCCCACCCGCAGCCTGCCCCCGACCAGGGCGATCGTGGCCGGCACGGCGCCGTGGTCGCGCACCACCTGCTCGATCTCACGGGCCGTGGCCAGGTTCTGCGGGTACGGCATGCCGTGGCTGATGATCGTGGACTCCAGCGCCACCACGGCGCGACCGTCCGCGAGCGCGCCGGCCACCTCCGCGCTGACCTGGAGCAATGGACCGTGGCCGGTGATCACGCCGGATGCGGGCATCCCGCATTTTATGCCGCGGGAACGCCCTTTTCGAGGCCGTTCGGGCGTTTCTCAGGAGGCGGGCAGCACGCTCAGTTCGCTCTCCACCGTCCGGGCCGCCCGTTCCGCTCCGGCGCGGGCCGCGGTCACCAGGTCGGCACCGCCGATCAGCGCCGCCAGGGTGCCGGCCATCAGGGCGTCCCCGGCGCCGGTCACGTCGATCGGTGAAGCAGGGACGGCGGGCACCTCGGCCAGCACGCCCTCACTCGCGACCACCAGGCCGGCCGGGCCCCGGGTGAGCAGGACCGCCCCGGCTCCCGCGGCACGCAGGGCGGTGGCCAGGGTCTTGTCGTCGCCGTCGGTGGGCAGCCCGTGACGGCCGAGCCAGGCGCGGGCCTCGGCGCGATTACAGCTCAGCAGGCTCAGGCCGGAGAGGTCTCGCGGCAGCCGGAGCACCTTGTGGGTCGAGACGGCGTCGAACGCGACCGGCCGGGCTTCTCGTCGTCCCTGATCGAGGGCCAGGGCGAGCACCGGCGGGCTCAGGTTGCCGTCGCAGAACACCCAGCCCTGACCCGGCCAGGCGGCCTGGAGATGGCCGGTGGTGATGCGGTCGAGCACGGCCATCGCGGCGGCGCCCACACTCAGTCCGCCGTCCGGTTCGAGCAGGGCCACGTACTGCGCGGTGACCTCACCCGGCAGCACGGCGACGTGATCGGTCGCGATGCCGCACCGCTGCGCGGCGAGGATCAGGGCCTGGCCCGGGGCGTCGTCCCCGACCGCCGACAACAGCGAGACGGGCACCCCCAGCGCCGCGAGGTTCTCGGCGACGTTGCGGGCCACCCCGCCGAGCGACGCCGAGCCGGTGCCCGGGTTAGAGGTGCCGGCGACGGCCGGCGCGGTGAAGCGGATCTTGAGATCCACCACCGCGCCGCCGGCGCACAGCACCTGTGTGATGTCAGGCCTCGATGACCAACGGGATGATCATCGGACGACGACGGTAGGACTCGTTCACCCACCGGCCGACGACCCGCCGCACGATCTGCTGCAACTGGTGCGTGTCGTTGTTCGTGCCGTTGCTGGCCGCGTCGCGGAGAGCGTCGATGATGCGCGGGCGCACCTTGTCGAACACCGCGTCGGTCTCGGCGAAACCACGGGCGTGGATCTCCGGGCCGGCCAGCACCTTGCCGCTGGCCGAGTCGACCACCACGATGATCGAGATGAAGCCCTCCTCACCGAGGATGCGACGGTCTTTCAGGTCCGCCTCGGTGATCTCGCCGACCGTGGAGCCGTCGACGTAGACCAGGCCGCACTCCACCTTGCCGGCGATGGTGGCCTTGCCGTCGATCAGGTCGACGACCACGCCGTCCTCCGCCACCAGCACCCGATCACGCGGCACCCCGGTCTTGATCGCCAGCTCGGCGTTCGCCACCAGGTGCCGGGTCTCGCCGTGCACCGGCATGACGTTCTTCGGCTTGATGATGTTGTAGCAGTACAGCAGCTCACCGGCGCTGGCGTGGCCGGACACGTGCACCCGGGCGTTGCCCTGGTGCACGACCTTGGCGCCGAGGCGGGTGAGCCCGTTGATCACCCGGTACACCGAGTTCTCGTTGCCGGGAATCAGGGACGACGCGAGCACCACCGTGTCTCCCGCACCCACCTGCACCCGATGGTCGCGGTTGGCCATCCGGGACAGGGCGGCCATCGGCTCGCCCTGGGAACCGGTGCACATCAGCACGACGCGCTCGTCGGGCAGGTCGTCGACGGCCTTGATGTCGATCAGCACACCCGGCGGCACGGTCAGGTAGCCCAGGTCACGGGCGATGCCCATGTTGCGCACCATCGAGCGGCCGACCAGGGCCACCCGGCGGTTGTGAGCGTGGGCGGCGTCGAGCACCTGCTGCACCCGGTGCACGTGCGAGGCGAACGAGGCCACGATGATGCGGCGCTCGGCCGCGCCGAACACCGAGTTCAGCACCGGGGTGATGTCACGCTCGGACACCGTGAAGCCCGGCACCTCGGCGTTGGTCGAGTCCGGCATGAACAGGTCCACGCCGGCCTCGCCCAGCCGGGCGAAGGCCCGCAGGTCGGTGATCCGGCCGTCCAGCGGCAGCTGGTCCATCTTGAAGTCACCGGTGTGCAGCACGGTGCCCGCACCGGTGGTCACGGCGACCGCCAGGGCGTCCGGGATGGAGTGGTTGACCGCCACGAACTCGCAGTCGAACGGGCCGAACTGCTCCTTCTGCCCCTCCTTCACGGCGAGCGTGATCGGGGTGATCCGGTGCTCCTTCAGCTTGGCCTCGACCAGGGCGAGGGTGAGCTGGGAGCCGACCAGGGGCAGGTCGTCCTTCAGGCGCAGCAGGTACGGCACCGCACCGATGTGGTCTTCGTGGCCGTGCGTGAGCACGACCGCCACCACGTCGTCGAGCCGGTCGGCGATGT
Proteins encoded in this region:
- a CDS encoding helix-turn-helix domain-containing protein, whose protein sequence is MVLLRQEIGDVLRDARRQQGRTLREVSSVARVSLGYLSEVERGQKEASSELLASICGALDVPLSSVLHEVSERVAAAENIVPAAVRVPDTVPDGLAGELAGAA
- a CDS encoding CinA family protein encodes the protein MTQTEDVPRPDPQPGEADETELAASPHHADIAGETAADVDQSAAQIVSALSEQGRTVAVAESLTGGMVSASLVAIAGASAVLRGAVVAYATEVKRDVLGVDPDLLTARGPVDPDVAAQMALGVRRLLKADFGLATTGVAGPGPADGAPAGRVFVAVAGPRDVCREPATDQQFYRPVGNGEVTALVVRLDLPGDRAAVRLGSAARLLELLIDVAC
- the pgsA gene encoding CDP-diacylglycerol--glycerol-3-phosphate 3-phosphatidyltransferase — protein: MNASTTPPSKPSNWNIANALTALRIALVPLFVFLMLHDDGHVTSWRIAATVAFLAAIITDRIDGDLARSRGLVTDLGKIADPIADKALIGAALISLSIVGALWWWVTVVVLVRELGITVMRFFMIRYGVMAASRGGKAKTVVQSMAISLMVAPLPGVVEPLAFVCMGVAVALTLVTGLDYVFQAVRLRRTVRRERHSGAPAS
- the rimO gene encoding 30S ribosomal protein S12 methylthiotransferase RimO, giving the protein MVAPGSVTRSVALVTLGCARNEVDSEELAGRLAAAGWQLVDDAENADVAVVNTCGFVEQAKKDSIDVLMEAAELKDDGSARTKAVVAVGCMAERYGEQLADSLPEADAVLGFDSYADLSTHLDAILHGEKPKSHVPVDRRTLLPLTPAARSSAAGVAVPGHGASPDPVIIGDLPDGVAPVSGPRVMRARLDGRPWAPLKLASGCDRRCAFCAIPAFRGAFLSRRPAEVLTEARWLGERGVKELFLVSENSTSYGKDLGDLRLLETMLPDLAAVDGVDRVRVSYLQPAELRPGLIDAIVGTEGVAPYFDLSFQHSSNAVLRRMRRFGSTGDFLTLLQGIRERSPQAGIRSNVIVGFPGETEADVEELAGFLVEARLDVVGVFGYSDEDGTEAATLDGKLPDDEIAARLAHITGLVEELTAQRAEERVGEHVRVLVEGTDDDDPDTVVGRAAHQGPEVDGQILLPGVQASPGDWIEAVVTESLGVDLIASPLQRAGSAAPVAVHSAG
- a CDS encoding NYN domain-containing protein; its protein translation is MIDDMGDDAPLSVEDLITDTAATGRSELDLLVWDAPNIDMTLSNVIGGRPSAQSRPRFDAVAKWLLAQAGDRDVEGAVFANVPPGGAATMRGWVEAIRSFGYAVFARPKLGPLDDVDADMLAHIAERHRTRRLRRLVVASGDGRNFNEPLEELAREGVDVTVLSFVEVAGYAQESDVIRFVDLEDVPGAFTTPLPRVRLDNLPEGGAWLQPTRPMRALLSANENS
- a CDS encoding FtsK/SpoIIIE family DNA translocase, coding for MATRTSTSGGSSARSNASRGASGRSRTTTGRTTKAPAKGRTTKAPPKGRTTKATTKAPARRTTRSRPALPLRMVRGVYMGFAHLVGGGARAVGAQARELDADHRRDGVGLLLIAVAIVVAAREWWGLPGNVGVAVHAIVAGTVGKVGLALPLLLLVAGWLVMRRPEEIDSVNRMAIGTTAITISACGLTHLANGIPGPSEGASDMRGAGGMIGYLTSAPLNAGVSAWAAVPILLLLAFFGILVVTATPVYAIPERLRYVHDVLTGMGTEDDLRSSYRSAGRGASMHGDEAYAQALLTPDEEDTAPVPTQPRRKTPKVFDVDAAAQADEVHDTGEVSLQELLDAGRGTGSPSSRSKKAPAPPPPPPVAHTQPVPVPSKPPEAPETTQLPERVEQLLLAGDVAYHLPPSDMLTAGPPPKERSAANDKVVESLTRVFDDFGIDAQVTGFSRGPTVTRYEVEVGQAVKVEKVTALSKNIAYAVASADVRILSPIPGKSAIGIEIPNTDRETVALGDVLRSQTARRSEHPMVMGVGKDVEGGYVIANLAKMPHLLVAGATGAGKSSFVNSMITSLLMRSTPDEVRMVLVDPKRVELTAYEGIPHLITPIITNPKKAAEALQWVVKEMDTRYDDLSAFGFKHIDDFNKAIRNNSVVLPPGSDRQLRPYPYLLVVVDELADLMMVAPRDVEDAIVRITQLARAAGIHLVLATQRPSVDVVTGLIKANVPSRMAFATSSVTDSRVVLDQPGAEKLIGQGDGLFLPMGASKPMRVQGAWVTESEIEQVVQHVKEQLQPVYRDDVAAPVVRKEIDEDIGDDLELLLAAAELIVTSQFGSTSMLQRKLRVGFAKAGRLMDLLESRGVVGPSEGSKARDVMVKPDDLPATLALIRGETPPDDDAGRVEDLWEPGMDDD
- a CDS encoding pseudouridine-5'-phosphate glycosidase → MPASGVITGHGPLLQVSAEVAGALADGRAVVALESTIISHGMPYPQNLATAREIEQVVRDHGAVPATIALVGGRLRVGLDDAALERLAAPDEVAKASRRDLAALVATGATAGTTVAATMYIAARAGIGVFATGGIGGVHRGASTTFDVSADLVELGLTPVTVVCAGAKSILDLPATLEVLETNGVPVVGVGTDEFPAFFSRTSGLPVAHRVNTAAELAALIATQRALGLGGVLVANPIPEADALAPAEIDGIIEQALHDADEQGVKGKHVTPFLLARVNELTGGRSLAANVALIRNNAAFAADLAVAVSAGDRAGGATRT
- a CDS encoding carbohydrate kinase family protein — protein: MLCAGGAVVDLKIRFTAPAVAGTSNPGTGSASLGGVARNVAENLAALGVPVSLLSAVGDDAPGQALILAAQRCGIATDHVAVLPGEVTAQYVALLEPDGGLSVGAAAMAVLDRITTGHLQAAWPGQGWVFCDGNLSPPVLALALDQGRREARPVAFDAVSTHKVLRLPRDLSGLSLLSCNRAEARAWLGRHGLPTDGDDKTLATALRAAGAGAVLLTRGPAGLVVASEGVLAEVPAVPASPIDVTGAGDALMAGTLAALIGGADLVTAARAGAERAARTVESELSVLPAS